The Polyangiaceae bacterium genome includes a region encoding these proteins:
- a CDS encoding DUF3427 domain-containing protein, giving the protein MPDCPFCSLGDTPLVYESELVVAFRDRFPVTEGHTLVIPRRHVATYFDANAFEQGELWRAVEHVKRDLDAGSAPDGYNVGFNAGQAAGQTVMHLHIHVIPRRHGDMDDPRGGVRGVIPTRQKYDADARNDGRDVPGGGASRDAGSTGGADATRRAGASRDAGSTDRASVVGAGRFEDLPALVAGQEQHFVRALRAALTRADRADLLAAFVQPSGLALLAGDIADAARRGAQIRVLTGDYMGVTSADALRALWRLSEEHEHVQARLYHAEPPATFHPKSYIFRAAPRDGDARRDGDGRRDDGGRRDGDARRDGGARRDDGGRSDDGGRSDDGAWSDDGVAYVGSSNLSRVALEDGVEWNLRLVSSSDGAAFREIVARFARLWESEAAVPLSAKVIRDYEQRAPVPVAAAHQPEERAAAPKPTSVQEAALLALKKTRGEGKRRGLVVLATGLGKTFLSAFDFRAMGGERALFVAHREEILDQAKESFSRVHPDKTLGTLGMGRAETEAEVLFASVQTLARKHQLARFPADHFDYVVVDEFHHAAAATYRKVLGHFRPRFLLGLTATPDRLDGASLLELCDDNLVYRANLIEGISRRLLVPFHYFGAKDVVDYEPIPWRGRFSAEALTAALETGARAEQALAEYLNKAPTLPRRTLAFCCSTAHADFMARFFRERGIAAAAVHSDATSAPRAESLRQLRAGELEIICAVDVFNEGLDVPDINVVLMLRPTESPVIFLQQLGRGLRRADDKTHLTVVDFIGNHRSFLQKPQGLVYLAGDELPAAVALARLREHALTLPEGCSVEIETEALDMLERLARVSKEDALLYEYVTFRDSHGRRPTAAELFSTGVSLRPAKERYGGWFELVQAQGDLTEEEARVLTRHAAWFRDLTNTKMTKAYKAVALQTLLDADALFEGMDVTDNAQRSHEAIARQPLLLAELREDTERHPFSTAAARKWREMPLRVWARGESTSEPWFRLEGDRFEPAYAVAEADREGFEAMTAELVELRLRDHLHKLQRKTPVGAGDAPIVLAVSHSGGRPILRFDRAVRSDTPSGETPVEVDGERYTFRFAKIAVNVVTAAGGGANVLPALMRGWFGPAAGQPGTHHTVELLRTNERWLLRRAESPALETAPGAEVIPFPKLPFYPDLEVACGAFGKGNPTVDAESALAVETERAVDAQRHFVVRASGDSMNGGDHPIQDGDLVLAEWWRGGAVTEVEGRPFLIVGHDAPDTTFAALKVPIRKPDGGWLLRSDNPAHADRALPAGAKVEPVARVLGVVKEATGLTLWGKYNRDAIARAFGHANNPSWQVGHRDVNVQGQPHTVLMVKLRKGSGTKPEHRYADRFLTPAEFQWESQASTKLESAKGRHITQHDAEGRRVHLFTRYDDRDDFVYCGTLHYLRHEGEQPMRVWWRLDVELPEGLWRLWKG; this is encoded by the coding sequence GTGCCGGACTGCCCCTTCTGCTCTCTGGGCGACACGCCGCTCGTGTACGAGTCGGAGCTCGTGGTGGCGTTCCGCGACCGCTTCCCGGTGACGGAAGGGCATACGCTCGTGATTCCGCGACGCCACGTGGCGACGTATTTCGACGCGAACGCGTTCGAGCAGGGCGAATTGTGGCGCGCCGTGGAGCACGTGAAGCGCGACCTCGACGCGGGCAGTGCGCCTGACGGATACAACGTCGGCTTCAACGCGGGCCAGGCCGCAGGGCAGACGGTCATGCACCTGCACATTCACGTGATACCGCGGCGCCACGGCGACATGGACGACCCCCGCGGCGGCGTGCGCGGCGTGATCCCGACGCGGCAGAAGTACGACGCGGATGCGCGGAACGACGGCAGGGACGTGCCGGGCGGGGGCGCGTCGCGGGACGCGGGCTCGACGGGCGGCGCCGATGCGACGCGACGCGCGGGCGCGTCGCGGGACGCGGGCTCGACGGACAGGGCAAGCGTGGTGGGCGCGGGCAGGTTCGAGGATTTGCCGGCGCTCGTTGCGGGACAAGAGCAGCATTTCGTGCGGGCGCTGCGGGCCGCGCTGACGCGGGCGGACAGGGCAGATCTGCTGGCAGCGTTCGTGCAACCTTCTGGGCTCGCCTTGCTCGCGGGGGACATTGCCGATGCGGCGCGCCGAGGCGCGCAGATTCGCGTGCTCACCGGTGACTACATGGGCGTTACCAGTGCGGACGCGCTGCGCGCGCTGTGGCGCCTGAGTGAGGAGCACGAGCACGTGCAGGCGCGGCTGTACCACGCCGAACCGCCCGCGACGTTCCATCCGAAGTCGTACATCTTCCGAGCCGCGCCCCGCGACGGCGATGCGCGGCGCGACGGCGATGGGCGGCGTGACGACGGTGGGCGGCGCGACGGCGATGCGCGGCGCGACGGCGGTGCGAGGCGCGACGACGGTGGGCGGAGTGACGACGGTGGGCGGAGTGACGACGGCGCGTGGAGTGACGACGGGGTGGCGTACGTGGGGAGCAGCAACTTGAGCCGCGTCGCGCTGGAGGACGGCGTGGAGTGGAACCTCCGGCTGGTGTCGTCCAGCGACGGCGCGGCGTTCCGGGAGATCGTCGCGCGGTTTGCGCGGCTCTGGGAGTCGGAGGCCGCCGTGCCGCTCAGCGCGAAGGTGATTCGCGACTACGAGCAGCGCGCGCCCGTGCCGGTGGCCGCGGCGCACCAACCAGAAGAACGAGCAGCAGCTCCCAAGCCCACTTCAGTGCAGGAAGCCGCGCTCTTGGCGTTGAAGAAGACGCGCGGCGAGGGCAAGCGGCGGGGCCTGGTGGTGCTGGCCACGGGGCTCGGCAAGACGTTCCTTTCGGCCTTCGACTTTCGGGCGATGGGCGGCGAGCGCGCGCTGTTCGTGGCGCACCGAGAAGAGATCTTGGACCAGGCCAAGGAGAGCTTTTCGCGGGTGCATCCGGACAAGACCCTGGGCACGCTGGGCATGGGGCGCGCGGAGACGGAGGCGGAGGTGCTGTTCGCTTCGGTGCAGACGCTGGCGCGGAAGCATCAGCTGGCGCGGTTTCCGGCGGACCACTTCGACTACGTGGTGGTGGACGAGTTTCATCACGCGGCGGCGGCCACGTATCGCAAGGTGCTCGGGCACTTTCGGCCGCGCTTCTTGCTGGGGCTCACGGCAACGCCGGATCGGTTGGACGGCGCGAGCTTGCTCGAGCTCTGCGACGACAACCTGGTGTACCGGGCCAACCTGATCGAGGGCATCAGTCGTCGGCTGTTGGTGCCGTTCCACTACTTCGGCGCGAAGGACGTGGTGGACTACGAGCCGATCCCGTGGCGCGGTCGCTTCTCCGCGGAGGCGCTGACAGCGGCGCTGGAGACGGGCGCGCGTGCGGAGCAAGCGCTCGCGGAGTACCTGAACAAGGCGCCCACGCTGCCACGCCGCACGCTGGCGTTCTGCTGCAGCACGGCGCACGCGGACTTCATGGCGCGGTTCTTTCGGGAGCGCGGCATCGCCGCAGCGGCGGTGCACAGTGATGCGACGAGCGCGCCGCGGGCGGAGTCCCTGCGGCAGCTGCGGGCGGGGGAGCTCGAGATCATCTGCGCGGTGGACGTGTTCAACGAGGGGCTGGACGTGCCGGACATCAACGTGGTGCTGATGCTGCGCCCCACGGAGAGCCCGGTGATCTTCCTGCAGCAGCTGGGGCGTGGCCTGCGCCGGGCGGACGACAAGACACACCTCACGGTGGTGGACTTCATCGGCAACCATCGCAGCTTTCTGCAGAAGCCGCAGGGCCTGGTGTACCTGGCGGGGGACGAGCTGCCGGCAGCGGTGGCGCTCGCGCGGCTTCGCGAGCACGCGCTCACGCTGCCGGAGGGCTGCTCCGTGGAGATCGAGACCGAAGCGCTGGACATGCTCGAGCGCCTGGCGCGGGTGAGCAAGGAGGACGCGCTCTTGTACGAGTACGTCACCTTTCGCGACAGCCACGGGCGGCGGCCGACGGCGGCGGAGCTGTTCAGCACCGGTGTGAGCCTGAGGCCCGCGAAAGAACGCTACGGCGGCTGGTTCGAGCTGGTGCAGGCGCAGGGCGATCTCACGGAAGAAGAAGCGCGGGTGCTCACGCGTCACGCCGCGTGGTTCCGCGATCTGACCAACACCAAAATGACCAAGGCCTACAAGGCCGTGGCCCTGCAAACGTTGCTGGATGCGGATGCGCTGTTCGAGGGGATGGACGTGACGGACAACGCGCAGCGCTCCCACGAGGCCATCGCGCGGCAGCCGCTGCTGCTCGCGGAGCTTCGGGAAGACACCGAGCGGCATCCGTTCTCCACCGCGGCGGCGCGCAAGTGGCGGGAGATGCCGCTTCGGGTGTGGGCGCGGGGAGAGAGCACGAGCGAGCCGTGGTTTCGGCTGGAGGGCGATCGCTTCGAGCCTGCGTACGCGGTGGCGGAGGCCGATCGCGAGGGCTTCGAGGCGATGACGGCGGAGCTCGTGGAGCTACGCCTGCGTGATCACCTCCACAAGCTGCAGCGCAAGACGCCGGTGGGCGCGGGGGATGCGCCGATCGTGCTGGCCGTTTCGCACTCCGGCGGGCGTCCGATCTTGCGCTTCGATCGCGCGGTGCGATCGGACACACCCAGCGGCGAGACGCCGGTGGAGGTGGACGGCGAGAGGTACACGTTTCGCTTCGCCAAGATCGCCGTGAACGTGGTGACGGCGGCGGGGGGCGGCGCCAACGTGCTGCCGGCGTTGATGCGCGGGTGGTTCGGGCCCGCGGCGGGGCAGCCGGGCACGCATCACACGGTGGAGCTGCTGCGCACGAACGAGCGCTGGCTGCTACGGCGTGCGGAGAGCCCCGCGCTCGAGACGGCGCCGGGGGCGGAGGTCATCCCCTTCCCCAAGCTGCCGTTCTATCCGGACTTGGAAGTGGCGTGCGGCGCCTTTGGCAAGGGCAACCCCACGGTGGATGCGGAGAGCGCGCTCGCGGTGGAGACGGAGCGCGCGGTGGATGCGCAGCGCCACTTCGTGGTGCGCGCTTCGGGGGACTCCATGAATGGCGGAGACCACCCGATCCAAGACGGGGATCTGGTGTTGGCAGAATGGTGGCGGGGCGGCGCGGTAACCGAGGTGGAAGGACGTCCCTTCCTGATAGTGGGACACGATGCGCCGGACACCACGTTCGCGGCGCTGAAGGTCCCGATCCGGAAGCCCGATGGCGGCTGGCTGTTGCGGAGCGACAACCCCGCGCACGCCGACCGCGCGCTGCCCGCCGGCGCAAAGGTGGAGCCGGTGGCGCGGGTGCTGGGCGTGGTGAAGGAAGCGACGGGCCTCACGCTGTGGGGCAAGTACAACCGCGACGCCATCGCCCGCGCCTTTGGCCACGCGAACAATCCTTCGTGGCAGGTGGGCCACCGCGACGTGAACGTGCAAGGCCAGCCGCACACGGTGCTGATGGTGAAGCTCCGCAAGGGCAGCGGCACCAAGCCGGAGCACCGCTACGCGGATCGCTTCCTGACGCCGGCGGAGTTTCAGTGGGAGAGCCAAGCGAGCACGAAGCTGGAGTCCGCGAAGGGCCGGCACATCACCCAGCACGACGCCGAAGGCCGCCGCGTGCACCTGTTCACGCGCTACGACGACCGCGACGACTTCGTCTACTGCGGCACGCTGCACTACCTCCGCCACGAAGGCGAACAGCCGATGCGCGTGTGGTGGCGCCTGGACGTGGAACTGCCGGAGGGTTTGTGGAGGTTGTGGAAAGGGTAG
- a CDS encoding type IV toxin-antitoxin system AbiEi family antitoxin: MSPVARPVSRPKRLATQIRELQSQGKYSFTRQDVVAPQRSGVAFEAAARRLKKQGRLATPRRGFFVIVPPEYSEAGCPPASWFVHDLMSFLGQPYYVALLSAAAIHGASHQQPMAFQVVTDRPTRTGKAGRVRIEFHMSTMVDHAPVVDVLTETGAMRVATPEVTGYDLVRFPEAGGHWNNVATVLGELAEKMDAAKLVELASKYTVPDVQRLGYLLDVIGRQDLAVPLLKALDQRRRRPVLLAPAEGSGTMAPDERWRVVPNVTVEADL, translated from the coding sequence ATGAGTCCAGTGGCGCGGCCCGTATCCAGACCCAAGAGGCTCGCAACCCAGATTCGCGAGCTGCAATCCCAAGGGAAGTACAGCTTCACTCGGCAGGACGTGGTTGCGCCGCAGCGTTCTGGGGTTGCCTTCGAGGCAGCGGCTCGTCGTCTGAAGAAGCAAGGTCGACTGGCAACTCCTCGGCGGGGCTTCTTCGTGATCGTGCCTCCAGAGTACAGCGAGGCTGGGTGCCCTCCCGCGAGTTGGTTCGTCCACGACCTGATGAGCTTTCTCGGCCAGCCCTACTATGTCGCCCTGCTCAGCGCTGCGGCGATCCACGGAGCGTCGCACCAGCAGCCGATGGCTTTCCAGGTGGTGACCGATCGTCCGACGCGCACAGGGAAGGCGGGACGGGTGCGGATCGAGTTCCATATGAGCACGATGGTCGACCACGCGCCGGTGGTCGACGTACTGACGGAGACCGGCGCCATGCGCGTCGCCACGCCCGAGGTTACAGGCTACGATCTGGTGCGCTTTCCTGAAGCGGGGGGACATTGGAACAACGTGGCCACTGTGCTCGGTGAGCTTGCGGAGAAGATGGACGCTGCAAAGCTCGTCGAGCTTGCCTCGAAGTACACGGTCCCCGACGTTCAGCGCCTAGGCTATCTGCTGGACGTCATCGGGCGGCAGGACCTCGCCGTACCTCTACTGAAAGCGCTCGACCAGCGGCGCCGCCGTCCGGTCTTGTTGGCGCCCGCTGAAGGGAGCGGGACAATGGCGCCCGACGAGCGGTGGCGCGTCGTCCCTAATGTGACCGTGGAGGCGGACCTGTGA
- a CDS encoding nucleotidyl transferase AbiEii/AbiGii toxin family protein, with translation MIPRAQITGWRRRAPWPSDEQVEQDLVLSRAVVELFSQPLVAEAMAFRGGTALHKLFLNPPGRYSEDIDLVQVDASPIGAVLDAIRAVLDPWLGEPRRNLGQGRFSLVYRFETTFQPVRQMRLKVEINTREHFTVLGLHRCAFAVESAWFSRAVDVNTYQLEELLGTKLRALYQRKKGRDLYDLWLGLTTLSADASRVVQCFERYMEHGGTSVSQAEFEMNLAAKLESKQFREDLQPLLPSDTKYDVAAAEACVRAALVERLHGQPWKSRKR, from the coding sequence GTGATCCCCCGCGCGCAGATCACCGGCTGGCGCCGACGTGCTCCCTGGCCGAGCGACGAACAGGTGGAGCAGGACTTGGTTCTTTCCCGTGCGGTCGTGGAGCTGTTCAGCCAACCTCTGGTTGCCGAGGCGATGGCGTTTCGCGGAGGAACGGCGTTGCACAAGCTGTTCCTGAATCCGCCCGGGCGCTACTCGGAAGACATCGACCTGGTGCAGGTCGATGCAAGTCCCATCGGGGCGGTGCTCGACGCCATTCGCGCAGTGTTGGATCCATGGCTGGGCGAACCGAGAAGGAACCTTGGCCAGGGACGTTTCTCCCTCGTCTACCGCTTCGAGACCACCTTTCAGCCGGTCCGGCAAATGCGGCTCAAGGTCGAAATCAACACACGAGAGCACTTCACCGTGCTGGGACTCCACCGGTGCGCGTTCGCGGTCGAGAGCGCTTGGTTTTCTCGCGCCGTCGACGTCAACACCTACCAGCTCGAGGAATTGCTCGGTACCAAGCTCCGCGCGCTGTACCAGAGGAAGAAGGGGCGCGATCTATACGACCTCTGGCTTGGGCTTACGACGCTGAGCGCCGACGCCTCGAGGGTGGTCCAGTGCTTCGAGCGCTACATGGAGCACGGTGGCACATCTGTTTCGCAAGCAGAGTTCGAGATGAACCTCGCGGCCAAGCTGGAATCCAAGCAGTTCCGCGAGGACCTCCAGCCGCTGTTGCCGTCGGATACCAAGTACGATGTGGCCGCCGCGGAAGCGTGCGTGCGAGCCGCGCTCGTGGAGCGGTTGCACGGTCAGCCCTGGAAGAGCCGGAAGCGTTAG
- the tcmP gene encoding three-Cys-motif partner protein TcmP gives MKPRGGREVGKGHEFGGDWTTQKLDVLQKYMRAYTTALRDKPSVERPFRKAFIDAFAGTGYRNARRSDGESQSQELLFPDLAEKEPQDLLDGSARLALLTEPSFDHYIFVERSPARCAELEVLKSEFPDKADRIDIQQGDANDRIQSLCRKNWTSNRAVLFLDPYGMQVEWETIKAIASTKAIDMWLLFPLGMGVNRLLTRSGDIPDGWRHRLDLLLGSTSWYEEFYEVESTRTLFGDHQDHVVKATMETIGRYFNDRLKDVFAGVAEEPGVLRNSANNPLYLLCFAVGNQHGRPTALRIAESLLKKVR, from the coding sequence ATGAAGCCACGCGGGGGACGCGAAGTGGGAAAGGGGCACGAGTTCGGCGGGGACTGGACGACCCAGAAACTCGACGTTCTTCAAAAGTACATGCGGGCGTACACGACCGCTCTGCGCGACAAGCCCAGCGTTGAGCGGCCATTTCGAAAGGCGTTCATCGACGCGTTCGCTGGGACTGGATATCGGAATGCCCGCCGATCCGATGGCGAGTCGCAATCGCAGGAGCTTCTGTTCCCAGACTTGGCCGAGAAGGAGCCCCAAGACTTGCTGGATGGTTCGGCGCGGCTGGCTCTTCTGACCGAGCCGTCCTTCGATCACTACATCTTTGTGGAGCGCAGCCCTGCGCGTTGCGCAGAGCTCGAAGTGCTCAAGAGCGAGTTTCCGGATAAGGCCGACCGGATCGACATCCAGCAGGGCGACGCGAATGACAGAATTCAGAGCCTGTGCCGGAAAAACTGGACATCCAATCGCGCCGTGCTCTTTCTAGACCCCTACGGGATGCAGGTGGAATGGGAGACCATCAAGGCTATCGCCTCGACCAAGGCCATCGACATGTGGCTCTTGTTCCCTCTCGGGATGGGTGTGAACCGGCTGCTCACGAGGTCTGGGGACATCCCCGACGGCTGGAGGCACCGATTGGACCTGCTGCTGGGGTCTACGAGCTGGTATGAGGAATTCTATGAGGTGGAGAGCACACGGACGCTCTTCGGCGACCACCAAGATCACGTCGTGAAGGCGACCATGGAAACCATCGGCCGGTACTTCAACGATCGATTGAAAGATGTGTTTGCCGGCGTTGCCGAAGAGCCCGGTGTTCTGCGCAACTCGGCCAACAATCCCCTCTACCTCTTGTGCTTCGCCGTAGGCAACCAGCACGGTAGGCCCACGGCATTGCGCATTGCGGAGAGCTTGTTGAAGAAGGTGCGTTAG
- a CDS encoding phage Gp37/Gp68 family protein codes for MARGSGIEWTESTWNPVTGCTKISPGCKHCYAERMAARLQAMGQANYANGFGLTLQPHMLELPLGWKKAQTIFVNSMSDLFHHDVPLSYVRRVFDVMARAHWHRFQVLTKRADRLAELSPKLEWAPNIWMGVSVESDKYRNRIDGLRATGAATKFLSLEPLLGPLLDLDLRAVDWVIVGGESGPRSRPMDAEWVLDLRDQCRRAQVPFFFKQWGGKNKKKAGRVLDGRTWDEVPDYVTTKSAAPAPRALSTVAAPSRTLG; via the coding sequence GTGGCTCGAGGCTCCGGCATCGAATGGACCGAGTCCACCTGGAACCCGGTCACCGGCTGCACGAAGATCAGCCCCGGGTGCAAGCACTGCTACGCAGAGCGCATGGCAGCGCGCCTGCAGGCCATGGGGCAAGCGAACTACGCGAACGGCTTCGGGCTCACGTTGCAGCCGCACATGCTGGAGCTGCCACTCGGCTGGAAGAAGGCGCAGACCATCTTCGTCAACTCCATGAGCGACCTGTTTCATCACGATGTGCCGCTTTCCTACGTCCGCCGCGTCTTCGACGTCATGGCTCGGGCGCACTGGCACCGCTTTCAGGTGCTCACCAAGCGGGCGGATCGCCTCGCGGAGCTGAGCCCAAAGCTCGAGTGGGCGCCCAACATCTGGATGGGCGTGAGCGTGGAGAGCGACAAATACCGGAACCGCATCGACGGGTTGCGTGCGACGGGCGCTGCGACGAAGTTTCTGTCGCTGGAGCCGCTGCTGGGTCCGCTGCTAGATCTGGATCTGCGCGCCGTGGATTGGGTCATCGTGGGCGGAGAGTCCGGGCCCCGCTCGCGGCCAATGGACGCCGAGTGGGTCTTGGATCTCCGCGACCAATGCCGCCGCGCCCAGGTTCCGTTCTTCTTCAAGCAGTGGGGCGGCAAGAACAAGAAGAAGGCCGGCCGAGTACTCGACGGACGCACCTGGGACGAGGTGCCGGACTACGTTACAACGAAGTCGGCCGCACCTGCCCCGCGGGCTCTATCCACTGTCGCAGCGCCCTCGCGAACGCTCGGCTGA
- a CDS encoding sigma 54-interacting transcriptional regulator: protein MTESKTETDDHAGPSPEPEEQYEPALLVAYPTPAVLPLPPSGAVVGRVWFEDRGVADSKISREHVSFARAGAATGITDARARNGSWLDGIRLQPNVRAPLRDGSVIRLGRTLLVFRERYRGEAQPQAPIGELVAPLGLSALRREMLALSKRPTQNVLIEGETGSGKELVARAIAAQLRPGRPFAPVNVAGVASGVFESQFFGYVAGAFSGSGRGSPGIVMRHHGGCVFLDEIGELPAEMQPKLLRLLDNRELLPVGADHATTVDVLIIAATNRPLDEMVEQGAFRRDLLARFAAARLEIAPLRERPEDVFAIAAALRDRAGMPLDPLQVEVEAVERLMLHALPANVRELEAVLLRAGSLDPSGALRLSSVEKVVGPAPTSRPAPLVPERVRQVLDKCNGNRSRAARELGVSRGQLLRFLAANGMG, encoded by the coding sequence GTGACCGAGTCCAAGACGGAGACCGACGACCATGCGGGGCCGTCGCCGGAGCCGGAGGAGCAGTACGAGCCTGCGCTACTGGTCGCCTACCCGACGCCGGCCGTGCTTCCGCTGCCGCCGTCGGGCGCCGTGGTAGGGCGTGTCTGGTTCGAAGATCGCGGCGTGGCGGACTCCAAGATCTCCCGAGAGCACGTGAGCTTCGCGCGGGCTGGAGCCGCGACCGGAATCACTGACGCCCGCGCGCGCAACGGCAGTTGGCTGGACGGCATTCGGTTGCAGCCAAATGTCCGCGCGCCGCTTCGAGACGGCAGCGTCATTCGCCTTGGACGCACCCTGTTGGTGTTTCGCGAGCGCTATCGGGGCGAGGCCCAGCCGCAAGCGCCCATTGGAGAACTCGTCGCACCGCTTGGACTCTCCGCGCTTCGTCGGGAGATGCTGGCGCTTTCAAAGCGCCCCACGCAGAACGTTCTCATCGAAGGGGAAACCGGATCCGGAAAGGAGCTCGTTGCTCGCGCAATCGCGGCCCAGCTCCGTCCAGGTCGCCCGTTCGCTCCCGTGAACGTCGCGGGTGTGGCTTCCGGAGTGTTCGAGTCGCAGTTCTTTGGCTATGTGGCGGGCGCGTTCTCGGGGAGTGGGCGTGGCTCCCCAGGAATCGTGATGCGGCACCACGGCGGATGCGTCTTCCTGGACGAGATCGGCGAGCTTCCCGCTGAGATGCAGCCCAAGCTCCTGCGTCTGCTCGACAATCGCGAACTGTTGCCTGTGGGTGCAGACCACGCGACCACGGTGGACGTGCTGATCATCGCAGCCACCAACCGCCCTCTCGACGAGATGGTCGAGCAAGGCGCATTCCGCCGCGACTTGCTCGCGCGTTTCGCCGCCGCGCGACTCGAGATCGCGCCACTGCGGGAACGCCCCGAAGATGTGTTCGCGATCGCCGCTGCGCTGCGTGACCGAGCAGGAATGCCGCTGGACCCGCTTCAGGTAGAGGTGGAAGCAGTGGAGCGACTCATGCTGCACGCGCTTCCCGCCAACGTGCGCGAGTTGGAGGCCGTACTGTTGCGTGCCGGGTCACTCGATCCGTCCGGCGCCCTGAGGCTGTCATCCGTGGAGAAGGTGGTCGGGCCCGCTCCAACGTCGCGACCCGCGCCGCTGGTCCCGGAGCGGGTGCGACAGGTGTTGGACAAGTGTAATGGAAACCGCAGCCGCGCAGCACGCGAGCTCGGCGTGTCTCGAGGGCAGCTGTTGCGGTTTCTGGCCGCGAACGGGATGGGTTGA
- a CDS encoding serine/threonine protein kinase, translating to MHFAAGERIDRYVLTAPLGQGGQGSVWKATDALEGQPRAVKLVEISDARTSQMERARREARALAALSHPSLVRCHGLFEDLSRSTLGIVLDFVDGVTLTRALADQQLGPDQRAWVARHISHALGYLHSQGLVHRDLKPQNVLLAHTFWANAGDPAGVKLVDFGIAVRDKNPRPLTAAGHVVGTPAFMAPELLDPLAFGTSLPSPAADVFAYGVILWQLMGGVHPTGLGAGSEHAEYLQEYRRFAHGGAPWLTRVPPGAWRDLAAGCLALQVSQRFPTGAHLAARLDVMPGPLPSVAAPVTDLEASALLATTAQPTLSGVRPSQEPTSAPHVSLPERAAERGSPLVLWAGLFGVGTALALGAAGAWQVLTRGEAPAPLPTITAGGTSEETSLSPSLPEATSAPATEFVCPSDTLGQCGSGTDCGGRCNDVIPAKTTFRLRTGGAAVEDNGKTADIQCRYPNAEVCFRIAGVGRDEACTALKTTQNNQLASEYLEVTAGLVAQHGLSVTIKNGAMVIARGEVHADLQRGVLCRGLVKGGRFTSAIGLHVKNLTFFLDDPKNPPPRRCGKFSCR from the coding sequence GTGCACTTCGCTGCGGGGGAACGCATCGACCGGTACGTGCTGACGGCGCCACTTGGCCAAGGCGGCCAGGGGTCCGTGTGGAAGGCGACCGATGCACTCGAAGGGCAGCCCAGAGCCGTCAAGCTCGTGGAGATCAGCGACGCGCGCACTTCCCAGATGGAGCGTGCCCGCCGCGAGGCACGTGCCCTCGCCGCCCTCAGTCATCCCTCACTGGTTCGTTGTCACGGACTCTTCGAAGATCTCTCGCGCAGCACACTGGGCATCGTGCTCGACTTCGTCGACGGCGTCACGCTGACGAGGGCGCTCGCGGATCAACAGCTCGGTCCAGACCAGCGCGCGTGGGTCGCACGTCACATTTCCCATGCGCTCGGGTACCTCCACTCACAAGGCCTGGTGCACCGGGATCTCAAGCCGCAGAACGTTCTGCTGGCACACACGTTCTGGGCGAACGCTGGCGACCCAGCGGGCGTCAAGCTGGTGGACTTCGGCATCGCCGTCCGCGACAAGAACCCACGTCCGCTCACAGCGGCGGGTCACGTCGTCGGCACGCCCGCGTTCATGGCACCGGAACTGCTCGACCCGCTGGCCTTCGGAACATCGTTGCCCAGTCCTGCAGCCGACGTCTTCGCGTATGGCGTCATCCTCTGGCAGCTGATGGGCGGCGTGCATCCCACCGGGCTCGGTGCGGGCTCCGAGCACGCGGAGTACCTGCAGGAGTACCGACGCTTTGCCCACGGCGGGGCGCCGTGGCTCACGCGTGTGCCCCCCGGAGCTTGGCGCGACTTGGCGGCAGGGTGCTTGGCGCTCCAGGTTTCCCAACGCTTCCCGACCGGCGCACACCTGGCAGCACGCCTCGACGTGATGCCGGGGCCGTTACCCTCCGTCGCAGCACCGGTGACGGACCTCGAGGCTTCCGCGCTGCTAGCAACAACAGCACAGCCAACACTCTCGGGCGTGCGCCCGAGCCAGGAGCCGACCAGCGCGCCCCACGTCTCGCTGCCGGAGCGTGCGGCCGAGCGCGGTTCGCCGCTGGTGCTGTGGGCCGGGTTATTCGGAGTGGGCACGGCGTTGGCGCTGGGCGCTGCGGGTGCCTGGCAGGTGCTGACGCGAGGCGAAGCGCCAGCGCCGCTTCCAACGATTACCGCCGGCGGGACAAGTGAGGAGACTTCACTCAGCCCGAGCTTGCCAGAGGCAACATCAGCGCCGGCGACGGAGTTCGTTTGTCCGTCCGACACGCTTGGGCAATGCGGCTCTGGCACGGACTGCGGAGGACGCTGCAACGACGTAATCCCTGCGAAGACAACGTTCCGCCTGCGAACGGGTGGTGCGGCGGTCGAGGACAATGGCAAGACGGCCGACATACAATGTCGCTACCCAAACGCCGAGGTGTGCTTCCGGATCGCTGGCGTGGGACGAGACGAGGCGTGCACCGCTCTCAAGACCACTCAGAACAACCAGCTCGCATCCGAGTATCTGGAGGTGACCGCTGGCTTGGTAGCCCAGCACGGCCTTTCAGTAACCATCAAGAACGGGGCGATGGTAATAGCAAGAGGAGAAGTGCACGCCGACCTGCAGCGCGGCGTGCTTTGCAGGGGACTGGTGAAGGGCGGGCGTTTCACAAGCGCTATCGGACTTCATGTGAAGAACCTGACCTTCTTCTTGGACGATCCAAAGAACCCTCCGCCGCGACGTTGCGGCAAGTTCTCTTGCCGGTGA